From the genome of Desulfobaculum xiamenense:
GGCGCATGACGCGACGACGGGCGAACTCCTCGCCCGCACGCGGACCGTGGCACCGACGTCAACGGAAATGGGTTGCCGCAACTGCCACGGCGGCGCATGGCGCGTGGCCGGGGTGGCGGGCTTCACGGATGAGACATCGGCCGACGTGCTGGCCGTTCACGACCGCATCAGCAAGACCGATCTGCTTGCCACGGCCCAATCCGGGAAGCCCATGCTCTGTCAGAGCTGCCATCCCGATCCGGTGCTGGGCGCAGAAGGCAAGCCGGGGCTACTCAATCTGCCTGCCGCGCTACACGGCTGGCACGCCAACTATCTCACCGACCGAGGCGCCGAGGCCTGTGCCTACTGCCATCCCAATGCGGAGCAGGGTGCAACGCGTTGCCTGCGCGGCGTGCATGCCGAGCGCGGACTCGACTGCACGAACTGCCACGGTACGCTGGAGGATCACGCCCTGTCGCTGCTCAAGCGCGAGGACGAGCGGGGCGCTCCGGGAGCCAAGCGGCTCATGCGGCAGTTGGCTCCACGCGCCGTGGCGGGGGTAGCGGACGTGAATGCGCGCACGCCGTGGCTGGGTGAGCCGGATTGCCTGACGTGCCATGTGGATTTCCAGCCGCCGGAGAACGATGACGCGTTCAATGTGTGGACCGGGGACGCGACGGGATTGTACCGCATGCGCAGGGACGACATGGGAGCGCTCATGTGCGCGGCCTGTCACGGAAGTCCGCATGCGGAATACCCGGCAGTCGCCGACAGTGGGTACGGGGAAAATCGTGACAATATTCCTTCGTTGCAGTATGTCGGCAATGCCGGACCAATCGGTTCCGGCGGAAGTTGCGGCCTGTGCCATGTCGGAACCGACATGACCGCAGGAGATTCGGCCCATCATCCCAAGGGGTTCCGCTAGGCCGGATGTTCCGCCCAAAGAAGGAAAAAGGGATGCCCCGGCCGCGCCTGCGTGGCCGGGGCGTCTGTTGCCTGACGGGGCGAAGGACGGTAGGAACCCGAGGGGGCCGAGGCGACGGTGACGTCGCCCGCCCGGCCGGACCGGAACCGATACCGTGGCGGCGTGCAGAACGACTGGACGAACGACCGCGGCGAACCTCTTGACCTTCGCATGGCCGTCGGGTAAACAACCCGCGCCGTGTCAAGCTTGACTAAATGGAAGAGGTTCTTTAACTAGAACCTCTTTTATTTTTTTGGGACGGGAAACACACTATGTTCGACAGCCTTTCAGACCGCCTGGAATCGGCATTCAAGAAGTTCAAGGGGCAGGGTCGCCTCGATGAGTCCAACATTCAGGAAGGCCTGCGCGAAGTTCGTCTGGCGCTTCTGGAAGCGGACGTCAATTTCAAGGTCGTCAAGGACTTCACCGAGCGCATCCGCGAGCGCTGCCTCGGGCAGGAGGTTCTGGGCAGCCTGACCCCCGGCCAGCAGGTCATCAAGATCGTCAATGAAGAGATGGTCGGCCTGCTCGGTGGCGAGACGCAGGACGTCGATCTGCGCGGCAAGCCCGCCGTCGTGATGATGGTCGGCCTGCAGGGCTCGGGCAAGACGACCTCCGCCGCAAAGCTGGCCCTGCACTTCCGCCGCCTGCGCAAGATGAAGCCGTACCTCGTCCCCGCGGACGTGTATCGCCCCGCGGCCATCGACCAGTTGCAGACGCTGGGCCGTCAGTTGGACGTGCCCGTCTTCGCGTCCGACACGTCCATGGACCCCGTGGAGATCTGCCGCAAGGGCATCGAGGCCGCGCGCGAGGAGGGCTGCAACGTCGTCCTGCTCGACACCGCCGGTCGTCTCCACATCGACGAAACGCTCATGGACGAGCTGGCCAACATCAAGGCCGCCTGCGCCCCCGGCGAGATTCTCTTTGTCGCCGACGCGATGATCGGCCAGGAGGCCGTCACCGTCGCCGAGGCCTTCAACGAGAAGCTCGATATCTCCGGCGTGGTGCTCACCAAGATGGACGGCGACGCCCGTGGCGGCGCGGCCCTGTCCATCAAGTCCGTGACCGGCAAGCCCATCAAGTTCGTGGGCATGGGCGAAAAGGTCAACGACCTCGAAGTGTTCCATCCTGACCGCGCTGCGTCGCGCATCCTCGGCATGGGTGACATCCTCACCCTCATCGAGAAGGCGCAGACCACGATGGACCAGGAGGAAGCCGAGGCCATCGGCAAGAAATTTCAGCGCGCGGAGTTCGATTTCGAGGACTTCCGCACGCAGATGCGCCGGCTGAAGAAGCTCGGATCCCTCGAAGGCATCCTGAAGCTGCTTCCCGGCATGAAGGGCCTCAAGGAGAAGCTTGGCAACCTCTCCGTTCCTGACAAGGAAATGGGCCGCATCGACGCCATCATCAGTTCCATGACGATGGAGGAGCGCCGCAACCCCGCCATCATCAATGCCAGCCGCAAGGAACGCATCGCCCGTGGTTCCGGCGTGAGCGTCAACGACGTGAATCAGCTGGTGAAGAACTTCGAGCAGATGCGCAAGATGATGAAGCGGATGATGGGCGGCGGCACCAAGGGCAAGACGCCCCGGATGCCGCGCATGCCCAAGGGTATGCCGGGTATGCCCGGAATGCCCAAGGGTCTGCCCGGAATGGGCGGCATGCCCGGTGGAATGCCGGGAATGTCCGGAATGCCTGGCATGGGCGACATGGGTGACGCCGAGGGAGGACGTGCATCCGCAGGTTCCACCAAGGCGAAGACCGAGCGCAAGAAGCG
Proteins encoded in this window:
- the ffh gene encoding signal recognition particle protein; the protein is MFDSLSDRLESAFKKFKGQGRLDESNIQEGLREVRLALLEADVNFKVVKDFTERIRERCLGQEVLGSLTPGQQVIKIVNEEMVGLLGGETQDVDLRGKPAVVMMVGLQGSGKTTSAAKLALHFRRLRKMKPYLVPADVYRPAAIDQLQTLGRQLDVPVFASDTSMDPVEICRKGIEAAREEGCNVVLLDTAGRLHIDETLMDELANIKAACAPGEILFVADAMIGQEAVTVAEAFNEKLDISGVVLTKMDGDARGGAALSIKSVTGKPIKFVGMGEKVNDLEVFHPDRAASRILGMGDILTLIEKAQTTMDQEEAEAIGKKFQRAEFDFEDFRTQMRRLKKLGSLEGILKLLPGMKGLKEKLGNLSVPDKEMGRIDAIISSMTMEERRNPAIINASRKERIARGSGVSVNDVNQLVKNFEQMRKMMKRMMGGGTKGKTPRMPRMPKGMPGMPGMPKGLPGMGGMPGGMPGMSGMPGMGDMGDAEGGRASAGSTKAKTERKKRKKTAGKNKKKKK